A genomic region of Leptolyngbya sp. NIES-2104 contains the following coding sequences:
- a CDS encoding DNA polymerase III subunit gamma/tau yields the protein MTYIPLHHKYRPQTFSQLVGQTAIATTLSNALLQNRIAPAYLFTGARGTGKTSSARIFAKSLNCISVNAPTDEPCGICQTCQEITRGNALDVIEIDAASNTGVDSIRELIERAQFAPVQCRYKAYLIDEVHMLSNAAFNSLLKTLEEPPERVVFILATTDPQRVLPTIISRCQRFDFRRIPIDDMTQHLKLIADKEQIPIADDATYLIAQISQGGLRDAESLLDQLSLLSGDITTERVWDLVGAVPERDLMALIETIAKSHPESVLDTTRRLMDRGREPLIVLQNLASFYRDLLIAKTAPARGDLVALTSSTWQQLCEFANTMSIETILSGQKHLKESETQLKNSTQPRLWLEVTLMGLLPSNSSPAIEQPTRSIPSFKPTKSVSPSVRETPKSTEEPTPPIEEPTQAEKPTPSIEEPIQAEETDLDRLWQTIINNIQPFGTQALFKQHGNLIAFDGEAAQISFPQKLLPMAQSRSKSITTALSRTFGKEIKLSLVAASLTTAPTSTDPVTPPTVEPSDLEPEPFAPRTPDPEPAPEEPTLEAYRPDWEDDDEITRAARTLAEAFNGSLVNEEAEIDQIEASDLPSDTLEDPIEEEDDDTDF from the coding sequence GTGACCTACATTCCCCTGCATCATAAGTATCGTCCCCAAACGTTCTCACAACTGGTGGGTCAAACTGCGATCGCGACCACGCTCTCGAATGCGCTACTCCAGAACCGCATCGCTCCCGCCTATCTCTTCACAGGCGCACGTGGCACAGGCAAAACGTCGAGTGCTCGTATCTTTGCAAAATCACTCAATTGTATTTCGGTGAATGCTCCAACCGATGAGCCTTGTGGCATTTGTCAGACCTGCCAAGAGATTACTAGAGGTAATGCTTTAGATGTCATCGAAATTGACGCTGCGAGTAATACTGGAGTAGACAGTATTAGAGAATTAATTGAACGCGCTCAATTTGCGCCTGTGCAATGCAGATACAAGGCTTATCTGATTGATGAGGTACATATGCTCAGCAATGCCGCGTTTAATTCTTTATTGAAAACTTTAGAAGAACCACCGGAACGTGTAGTTTTCATTTTAGCAACCACTGATCCGCAAAGAGTATTACCCACAATCATCTCTCGCTGTCAGCGATTCGACTTTCGCCGAATCCCGATCGACGATATGACCCAACACCTGAAACTCATCGCCGATAAAGAACAAATCCCGATCGCTGATGATGCCACCTATCTCATCGCCCAAATCTCTCAAGGCGGACTCCGCGATGCCGAAAGTTTACTCGATCAATTGAGTCTTTTATCCGGTGACATTACGACCGAACGAGTTTGGGATTTAGTTGGCGCAGTTCCAGAGCGAGATTTAATGGCGTTGATAGAAACGATCGCAAAAAGTCACCCCGAATCTGTGCTCGATACCACCCGCCGCTTAATGGATCGCGGACGAGAACCTTTGATCGTTCTACAAAATCTAGCGAGTTTCTATCGCGATTTATTAATTGCAAAAACGGCTCCAGCGCGTGGAGATCTCGTTGCGCTCACTTCATCAACCTGGCAACAGCTTTGTGAATTCGCGAACACAATGTCGATCGAAACAATCCTGTCCGGTCAGAAACACCTCAAAGAAAGCGAAACTCAACTAAAAAACTCCACACAGCCCCGACTCTGGTTAGAAGTAACTTTAATGGGACTGTTACCTTCTAATAGCTCACCTGCGATCGAGCAACCTACTCGATCAATTCCCAGCTTCAAACCGACCAAATCCGTTAGTCCATCTGTGAGAGAAACACCAAAATCTACAGAAGAACCGACTCCACCAATCGAGGAACCTACTCAAGCCGAAAAACCGACTCCATCAATCGAGGAACCCATTCAAGCCGAGGAAACAGATCTCGATCGCTTATGGCAAACGATTATCAACAATATTCAACCTTTCGGCACTCAAGCCTTATTCAAACAACACGGCAACCTGATTGCATTTGACGGTGAAGCCGCACAAATCAGTTTTCCTCAGAAGCTTTTACCAATGGCGCAAAGTCGATCAAAAAGTATCACTACAGCTTTAAGTAGAACCTTCGGAAAAGAGATCAAACTGAGCTTAGTTGCCGCCTCACTCACTACAGCACCGACGAGCACCGATCCAGTCACTCCTCCAACCGTTGAACCCTCAGATTTAGAGCCTGAACCATTCGCACCTCGCACCCCAGACCCCGAACCTGCTCCTGAAGAACCTACGCTAGAAGCTTACAGACCAGATTGGGAAGATGACGATGAAATTACTCGTGCTGCTAGAACACTTGCAGAAGCGTTCAACGGTTCTTTAGTGAATGAGGAGGCTGAAATCGATCAAATCGAAGCTTCGGATCTTCCCTCAGACACCTTAGAAGATCCGATCGAAGAAGAGGACGACGATACTGATTTCTAA
- a CDS encoding fatty acid desaturase: protein MTSNSVQVDSEQTLKLEWTNVAFFGAFHALALTAPWFFSWKALGVMILLHWLFGSIGICLGFHRLLTHRSLQVPKVVEYALAVIGTLALQGGVIFWVAGHRMHHLHTEDVDNDPYSAKRGFWWSHMGWVLYPREKFFNYESYRRFAPDLDRDPFYRWLDRTENYLMLQIPVAIVLYLLGGWSFIIYGLVLRAVFLWHSTWFINSATHLFGYRTYEAEDNSRNLWWAALITYGEGWHNNHHAQPNVAKAGRKWWEIDVTWWAIQVLRSLGLARRVVMPPN from the coding sequence ATGACTTCTAATTCTGTTCAAGTGGACTCTGAACAAACGCTGAAATTGGAGTGGACGAACGTTGCGTTTTTCGGAGCCTTTCACGCGCTGGCGCTGACTGCCCCCTGGTTTTTTTCCTGGAAAGCGCTGGGTGTGATGATTCTTCTGCATTGGTTGTTCGGTAGTATCGGGATTTGTTTGGGCTTTCACCGATTGCTGACACACCGGAGTTTGCAGGTTCCTAAAGTGGTGGAGTATGCGCTGGCGGTAATCGGAACGCTGGCATTGCAAGGAGGAGTGATTTTTTGGGTAGCGGGACATCGGATGCACCATTTGCATACGGAAGATGTAGACAATGATCCGTATTCGGCGAAGCGCGGATTTTGGTGGAGTCACATGGGCTGGGTGCTGTATCCGCGTGAAAAGTTTTTCAACTATGAGTCTTATCGACGGTTTGCGCCGGATTTGGATCGCGATCCGTTTTATCGTTGGCTCGATCGAACTGAGAACTATTTGATGCTGCAAATTCCAGTCGCGATCGTGCTTTATCTGCTGGGTGGCTGGTCGTTTATTATTTATGGTTTGGTGCTAAGAGCCGTGTTCTTGTGGCACAGTACTTGGTTTATTAACTCTGCGACTCATTTGTTTGGTTATAGAACATATGAGGCGGAAGATAATTCGCGGAATCTCTGGTGGGCGGCGTTGATTACCTACGGAGAAGGTTGGCACAACAATCACCATGCTCAACCGAATGTGGCGAAAGCAGGTCGGAAATGGTGGGAGATTGATGTGACGTGGTGGGCGATTCAGGTATTACGATCGCTCGGTCTTGCCCGTCGTGTGGTGATGCCGCCGAATTGA
- a CDS encoding TetR family transcriptional regulator, with protein sequence MSTPRNTTRQRLIQAALELFTAHGVTDTTTRQIAELADVNEVTLFRHFGNKHGLLLAAIEEAAVFIELGQTLVHQAEQAAGMDQALKEYATACLEALERVPEMVRSVVGEAGQYPAENRKAIGRGFTQANRYVAQYFDEMIQRRQMQPNLPAETLASLLNGMLLGYAVIEFTSEFHELWQSREEFLTNLVTLFLQGAIQPSEPIYSEVEDLPADTVHLILQRAKKRGLQDYAIAYVLFGAGLSAEEVVQLTRSHYHSTRHQQALHIPNGQVRPLNQWILGKRYGSYAKNPLTQWLKSRKDVVPAMFLNSSGQPITEADLSQRWNHFTEDIQNEPPPKIDQAYPTWCVELLMRGMPIADLQVLTRQDLKQLQPFVDRAREKAALEQAIRLDQPPRIKSNT encoded by the coding sequence ATGTCTACTCCCCGCAACACGACCCGCCAAAGGCTGATTCAAGCGGCACTGGAGCTATTTACAGCCCACGGTGTCACCGACACCACCACAAGACAAATCGCTGAATTAGCAGACGTAAATGAAGTGACGCTGTTTCGGCATTTCGGCAATAAACACGGATTACTGTTAGCCGCGATCGAAGAAGCCGCTGTGTTCATCGAACTCGGTCAAACGCTCGTGCACCAAGCCGAACAAGCCGCAGGAATGGATCAGGCACTCAAAGAATACGCCACCGCCTGCCTTGAAGCCCTTGAACGAGTTCCAGAAATGGTGCGATCGGTGGTCGGAGAAGCCGGACAATATCCCGCTGAAAATCGTAAAGCGATCGGGCGGGGTTTCACCCAAGCAAATCGCTACGTCGCTCAATACTTCGATGAAATGATCCAGCGTCGTCAAATGCAGCCCAATCTTCCAGCAGAAACCCTTGCAAGTCTGCTTAATGGAATGCTGCTCGGATACGCTGTGATCGAATTCACCAGCGAATTTCACGAACTTTGGCAAAGTCGAGAAGAATTTCTCACCAATCTTGTCACCCTATTTTTACAGGGTGCGATTCAACCTTCTGAACCCATCTACTCTGAGGTTGAGGATCTTCCCGCTGATACTGTTCACCTGATTTTGCAACGCGCCAAGAAGCGAGGATTACAAGATTACGCGATCGCTTATGTGCTGTTTGGTGCAGGACTTAGTGCCGAGGAAGTTGTGCAATTAACGCGATCGCACTACCATTCCACGCGACATCAACAAGCACTACACATTCCCAACGGACAAGTTCGTCCGCTCAATCAGTGGATTTTAGGAAAACGCTATGGTTCTTACGCAAAAAATCCATTAACTCAGTGGCTCAAAAGTCGAAAAGATGTTGTTCCTGCCATGTTTCTGAATTCCAGCGGTCAGCCGATCACCGAAGCTGATTTATCACAACGCTGGAATCATTTTACTGAAGACATTCAGAACGAACCTCCCCCAAAAATCGATCAAGCTTACCCGACTTGGTGCGTTGAATTGCTCATGCGTGGAATGCCGATCGCAGATTTACAAGTGCTCACGCGACAAGACCTGAAACAGTTGCAGCCCTTTGTCGATCGAGCTAGGGAAAAAGCCGCTTTAGAACAAGCGATTCGCCTAGATCAGCCGCCTCGAATCAAATCAAATACATAG
- a CDS encoding ABC transporter ATP-binding protein, with protein MQTSAVLSATGLVKSFGGIKAVNEAAIEVAPGSITGLIGPNGAGKTTLFNLLSNFIHPDQGKVFFDGESIESLQPHEIAQRGMIRTFQVARVLSRLSVMDNMLLAAQRQTGENFLNTWLFSKRIRQEERENRDRAIEILQSVGLAAKANDYAGALSGGQRKLLEIARALMTRPKLVLLDEPAAGVNPTLINQICEYIQYWNRQGLTFLIIEHNMDVIMSLCDRVWVLAEGTNLADGSPAEIQSNPKVLEAYLGQ; from the coding sequence ATGCAGACTTCAGCAGTTCTCTCAGCCACAGGATTAGTCAAAAGCTTTGGTGGAATCAAAGCCGTGAATGAGGCAGCGATCGAGGTTGCTCCCGGTAGCATCACTGGCTTAATCGGTCCCAACGGAGCCGGAAAAACTACGTTATTCAACCTCCTCTCGAACTTCATTCATCCCGACCAAGGCAAAGTCTTTTTCGATGGCGAATCGATCGAGTCTCTCCAACCGCACGAAATCGCCCAACGCGGTATGATTCGCACCTTCCAAGTGGCACGAGTCTTATCCCGCTTGTCGGTAATGGACAATATGCTGTTAGCGGCTCAGAGACAAACCGGAGAAAATTTCTTAAACACCTGGCTCTTCTCGAAACGGATTCGGCAAGAAGAACGAGAAAATCGCGATCGAGCGATCGAAATTCTCCAATCCGTCGGACTCGCCGCCAAAGCCAACGATTACGCAGGCGCACTTTCCGGCGGACAACGCAAACTTTTAGAAATTGCTCGTGCTCTGATGACCCGCCCGAAACTTGTTCTACTCGATGAACCTGCTGCGGGTGTGAATCCCACTTTGATTAATCAAATCTGTGAATATATCCAGTATTGGAATCGTCAAGGACTTACCTTTTTGATTATCGAGCACAATATGGATGTGATTATGTCGTTATGCGATCGTGTTTGGGTGTTAGCCGAAGGCACAAATCTGGCAGATGGTAGCCCCGCTGAGATTCAATCAAATCCGAAAGTGCTTGAGGCTTACTTGGGACAGTAG